One window of Nicotiana tomentosiformis chromosome 11, ASM39032v3, whole genome shotgun sequence genomic DNA carries:
- the LOC138901133 gene encoding uncharacterized protein — MVDDGSGACIVHPRVLAQMKLKDKIVPCCITLTGFNNAVERASGEITLPVLAGGVTLETTFHIMDQDTVYNAVIGRPWIHAMRVIPSSLYQIIKFPTPWGVFSIRGEQRTSQECYHIALDCTYTQQMNGKAEDA; from the coding sequence ATGGTGGACGATGGGAGCGGCGCGTGCATTGTccatcctcgagtacttgcacaaatgaaactcaaGGATAAGATAGTGCCATGCTGCATCACGCTAacaggttttaacaatgcagttgaacgagCGTCCGGGGAAATCACACTCCCCGTCTTGGCCGGCGGCGTCACTCTAGAAACcacattccatatcatggaccaggATACGGTGTACAATGCTGTAATAGGTCGACCTTGGATACACGCCATGAGGGTTatcccctccagcttgtaccaaaTTATCAAATTTCCAACCCCATGGGGAGTATTCAGCATACGAGGAGAACAACGCACATCTCAAGAATGCTATCACATCGCCTTGGATTGTACATATACCCAACAAATGAATGGCAAAGCAGAGGATGCATAG